CATTCCAAAACGCAAAGCGAAACACTGCACAGGAAAAACTTGAAATTAGCGCTCCGCGGGCAGCCTACACACCAACTGGGCGGTGGATGTGCGGCTATATGTGCAGGCGGGGCCGTGCGCATGTCATCACACGCATGTCATCACACGCATgtcatctgccttaaaggcgtgaataaaggtttcttcagccaggacacgTGAGGGCGTGATAtccatacttatgtgttgtaccgtgtgaatcgactgaaagggaacttcactcacatgttttcagtttgttcatgttCTGTTGATTTTCCATATGTACCCTGTTTATTACTACTTCCTCTGTGTTATTAGTCAGACTTAGCTGTGTTCTCACCTGCTTCtaatcatcatcaacatcatcatcatcctgtgTATTTATGCCCTCAGTTCCCGGTCTTGTCATTCTGTCTGTTCCTCCTGTATGTTTTGAGTTCAGTCAGCCAGCCaaccattcattcattcattcattcaattAGTCTGTCAGTCAGTCCATCTTCTCATGTTCTGTTCATCCTGGCTTCACAAAAAACACTGTCCACATTCTTCACCAGCCtgtgagtcctgcgtttgggtcctctcttCCTTCCTTCCACACATCGCATAGAGACTGTTTATACATAGGGCCCAGAATTCTGTGCTTACACCCCTGAACCTTATACAATCTGTGGTGCCAactcataaacacaaacacacttgctGTGTATATAGTattgtactttatttttttaaaagcagctcTGTGGAAAGAAGGCAGTTTTAAAGCAGCACAGCAAAAAatcctggcacaacttcacctgcttccaaggtgcatggagaagTTTTAAAGCAGCAGCCATGTGAATCCATAACCTACTAAGCAATCACTTCTTTCTTCCTCTATCTTTGAATTATTTTGCAAACTGTGaaactgatatttttttaaatatatacatCATGTCAGTTATATTTTCTGAATTACCTTTGTGATATAAGTGTACAATGAGCAAGACAACAGAGGCACCCAAAAAGCTGCTAAACTAGTATTTGAGCCACAATAAACACGTCACTCACATTTTATGCTTAAACAAAGATGAAAATATGACTCTTATGCTTGAGAAACATAATTCTGTTTACTGTAAAAGACAATAAGTTTACCAATTTACATCTTAATGCAACGTGTTAGAGATATGGCATTAAGACACCTTAAGCTCAAACGATAAGACTACCTGGATTAAATCTGAAACCAGATGTGGAAATGTATTTTAGTTTACCtctgaaaaaaatgcattaattgTCTTTAGATCTTTGATAGTCTGGTCAAATTTAACTAAACAATAATGCTGTTTACTTAGGTTCGGTTGCCTAACCTTCAAAAacagctgtgtttgtgttggtaCATGGATTTTTATATGCAAACACAAATGTTTTCTCTTTAACAAGCTCCATCACGTTATAGaatagaaaaacactgaacttaAAAACAGACCTAAACCTAAGcctttggaatacttaataactaaactgaaactaaaataagcaaactgaaaaaaacccctaaactagaattaaagaagtgaaaattaagaaataaaaatgacaaatataaAACCATGATAACTCTGATCTATATTTTAtctataaaacatgtttaactctatttaaaagtaattttaagaTGATGCATTTATAGTTGATGTTATGAGTCCTCCATTTGTTGTCATGTACAAGAGAATAATGTacaatttttaaatttcattttgctctattttcattttgtagTTAAGAAACTCTTAATTTTGAAGggattgattttcttttaaaacaaactaaacccAAAATTCTGTTTCGTATTTTGGTGAGTTTAAATCCATATATGAGAGGATTCATAACTGGAGGGATGATGAGAAATTCAATAGTGATGAAGTTTTGGAGGCTTTGAGGTAAACGTGTAGAGCCAAATATCATGTACACTGGatcaaaaactaaaacaaaaaggaaagtcaTCAAAGAGATCAGATGGGGCACACAGGTCTGCATAAACTTTACCCTGTCCTCTCTGGACCTCACACATGTTTTAATAAGATGCATGTAAGTCCAAACTATAAAAAGCCAATGAGACAGATAAGCAATAAATGTTACATATGCACTGATGTTTTTTCTAAAGGTGTCAGCTTCAGGACAAGCAAGTTTAATAATTAACCAGTTTAGACACAAGACTCTCTGAATCTTTATATCACATAACTTCAGTCTTGACGTTATCAGGATattcaaaaagaaaatacagaaagGTGTTAGCCAGGAGAAACACACCAGCTGAGAGAGCCTCCTCTTAGTCATAAAAGAGTGGTAGTGCAGAGGTCGACATATAGCCAGATACCTGTCAAAGGCCATAACAGCTAAAATGGACAAATCACTACAGGCAAATGAGTACATGATAAAAGCTTGTAAAAGACAACCTTCATATGAGATTCTGTGAGAAGACGACAGTAAATCTAAAAGGAATTTTGGGTAGAAACCTGTGGACCCATAAAGTGCATTAATGCAGAAGCTGCTCAGTAAAATGTACATAGGTTCATGCAGGTTTTCATCCAAGACAATAATCAGTATAAGAGCGATATTGATAATTAAAATCACACAGTAATACAGTAAGGTGGCTAACAAGAGGGGTACTCTGTAATTCGTTGTCTCATTAAATCCCACCAGAATGAAACTTCTTACATTAGACACATTATCCATGATTAGAAAGCACATCAACCTTCTTTGTGTAACAACGTAAGTGTACAGAGCACAGAGCTGCTGTATCTACATCCCTAACAATATCTGCTCTTCCTCTACGCCTCCTGttaataaaacacacagacacacaccaggGAATTTGACCTCTAAGGACTAAAAAGTTACAGAATTGATGATGGCAAAAGTTTCTTCaacataatataatataatataatataacaaATCAGTTAATCAGTTAACCCACATTAAGTGTTTATATTAACTTTTTAagactccccccccccccaaaaaaacccggAAGAATGAAAGCAAAAAAGAGACGTATAaggaaggttaaaaaaaaaaacaacgacaacaacaaataaattaaaaaaaattttttaatcaGTTCCCTAAGAAAAGAATTCATgaataaatatatcatattCAAGCAGAGAATTTgagtaataaataattttttctgCAGCTAGATATGAGAATGGATTCTCAACAAAGGCCTAAACAGCTGGTAGaaagcaggatggatccatgctttgcTGTTGCTTAATCAGAATAGCTCATAAAGTAAATTTCTGACTCTACTCAAAaaggtttgattttctttttcttaaaaaaaacaaaaaacaaacagattctGAAGCTTGATTTAGCTTATTGATTGTTCTTAAGGTATTCCAAGGGTTATCGGGCTAGTACCTTTCtgatatttttaatttgtaCACTTCAAGATCACTGAGGTCTGCAGACCAAATGCTCCTAGCTTTCCTGAGGTCTAGATTAAAGTACAGAGGAGATCGGGCCTTTGCTGTGGCTGTTTTTATGCTTCCTTTCTTAAATTCTGTCATcttgtcatgtgtttttttttgtcatttgattattttagaTTGGTCAACAGCTATTGTTTTCAACGTGCTATGGAATAAATTTTACTTTGACTTTAGAGGGTCTGCTATTAGAAAGAAGATATGATAAAGCAGAGAGTTGGTTAGAAGGATAAGGAGCAGAAGAGACAAGAGGTAGAAAGTATTAAAATACTACTAttgcattgtttttttaaaagtaattttataCAATGGGATTCAAATacttaaatatgaaataaaaacaattttatgCTTGATATGCTAAGCAAAACTCATATCAGTAAGTACTACATTATGTTACGAAATGAGGGTACAGGATCAGATTTCAAACAGTGCAGAATTATGGACTGATTAATTTGTCAATGTACAGAAAGAAATGTAcatataaatttaaaaacaaaaaattctgCCAAAAAAGTAAGTCAGTAAGAATTCAATTcccttcaattttatttatataacaccagatcacaacaacagtcacctcaaggcacttaaCAGGAGGTAATCTTTCATGTCctatgtatgtttgtgtgtgtgtgtgtgtgtgtgtgtgtgcacataacttAGTTAATCTCGAACATAAGGACACAGCAAGGCAATATAATGAAATGTCAATTTGTGAAGATTTCTGAATGGTATATAGATGAATTTTACAACGATATTCCAAAAATGATGTGGAAtccttttaaaaatgaaaatcttattcaaaaaaatgaaaaaaaaaatgccagttTCATGTTGGATTGAGCAAATATGACATGTCATAcctcaaaagaaaaaatattagcAAAAATAATCTATCCAAACATTTATCCAAATAAATGTTTGCCTTAGACAACTGGTTGTCTAAATGTTTCTGAATCAAGTGGCTTCAGAAAGAATATTTATATTGCTGCATctgttttgaatgtttttgaataattttaaataaagaactCTAACCTTAATGgaaatcattttcttttcaaataaattaaactcAAGATTCTGTTTCGTATTTTGGTGAGTTTAAAACCATAAATGAGAGGATTCATAACTGGAGGGATGATGAGAAATTCAATAGTGATGAAGTTTTGGAGGCTTTGAGGTAAATCTCTGGAGCCAAAGCGCAAGTACATCGAATCAAAAATCATTACCACTAGTAATGTGATCAAAGAGATCAGATGGGGCACACAGGTCTGCATAAACTTTACCCTATCCTCTCTGGACCTCACACATGTTTTAATAAGATGCATGTAAGTCCACATTATAAAAAAGCCATgagatatataaaaaataattgtCAAATATGAACTAATGTTGTTTGAAAAGGTGTCAGCTTCAGGACAAGCAAGTTTAACAATTAACCAATTTACACATAAGACTCTCTGTATGTTTAAACCACATAACCTGAGTCTTGTTGTTAATATGACATTGATGGAGAAAATGCAGAAAGGTGTCAGCCAGGAGAAACACACCAGCTGTGAGAGCCTCCTCTTAGTCATTAAAGAGTGGTAGTGCAGAGGTCGACATATAGCCAGATATCTGTCAAAGGCCATGACAGCTAAAATGGTCAAGTCACAGCTGGCAAATGAGTACATGATAAAAGCTTGTAGCAAGCATCCTTCATATGAGATGCCATGAAAAGATGACAGTAAGTCTGAAAGGAATTTTGGGTAGAAACCTGTGGACCCATAAAGTGCATTAATGCAAAAGCTGCTCAGGAAAATGTACATAGGTTCATGCAGGTTTGTATCCAAGACAATGAGCAGCACAAGAGAgatattgaaaaataaaatcacacaaTAATACAGTAAAGTGAGTAAGAAGAGGGGTACTCTAAAATTCATCGTCTCATTAAATCCTAATAGAATGAAACTTCTTTCAATAGACTGATTAGCCATGATCAGAGAGCACATTTACCTTTTTAGCGTAACAACATGTGAGCATACAGAGCACAGAGCTGCTGCATCTGTACCTGACAAATGTCTGCACTCCTTTTACACCTCCCATTAGTTATAGACTTTGACacagcaacaaaacaaacatttggGAATTCAGCCTTTGTTGGTGTATGgatatagaaaaacaaaatgagaaataaataatcaaagatttacataaaaataaatttatttttaatgcataaTTATAAATTatgcattaaaaaagaaattatgcaTGTAATAAAATCAAGAGAATGGTTAAAGTTATTAGTGTATATTGTTTCtactaaaagtaaaaaaagtatatttgtGAATTTGTGTTTAATCGATTATTTGTTCGTTTTGTTTGTATCTTAGCAATTGTGTTGGAAAGCTGATTTCAATGTGCAAGAAAGCACGCTGATGGACCACTTTTCAAAAAAGATGTTGA
This DNA window, taken from Oreochromis niloticus isolate F11D_XX linkage group LG16, O_niloticus_UMD_NMBU, whole genome shotgun sequence, encodes the following:
- the LOC100701726 gene encoding olfactory receptor 2B6-like, with product MCSLIMANQSIERSFILLGFNETMNFRVPLFLLTLLYYCVILFFNISLVLLIVLDTNLHEPMYIFLSSFCINALYGSTGFYPKFLSDLLSSFHGISYEGCLLQAFIMYSFASCDLTILAVMAFDRYLAICRPLHYHSLMTKRRLSQLVCFSWLTPFCIFSINVILTTRLRLCGLNIQRVLCVNWLIVKLACPEADTFSNNISSYLTIIFYISHGFFIMWTYMHLIKTCVRSREDRVKFMQTCVPHLISLITLLVVMIFDSMYLRFGSRDLPQSLQNFITIEFLIIPPVMNPLIYGFKLTKIRNRILSLIYLKRK
- the LOC112844101 gene encoding olfactory receptor 142-like, which gives rise to MCFLIMDNVSNVRSFILVGFNETTNYRVPLLLATLLYYCVILIINIALILIIVLDENLHEPMYILLSSFCINALYGSTGFYPKFLLDLLSSSHRISYEGCLLQAFIMYSFACSDLSILAVMAFDRYLAICRPLHYHSFMTKRRLSQLVCFSWLTPFCIFFLNILITSRLKLCDIKIQRVLCLNWLIIKLACPEADTFRKNISAYVTFIAYLSHWLFIVWTYMHLIKTCVRSREDRVKFMQTCVPHLISLMTFLFVLVFDPVYMIFGSTRLPQSLQNFITIEFLIIPPVMNPLIYGFKLTKIRNRILGLVCFKRKSIPSKLRVS